The Athene noctua chromosome 15, bAthNoc1.hap1.1, whole genome shotgun sequence genome contains a region encoding:
- the EIF2AK1 gene encoding eukaryotic translation initiation factor 2-alpha kinase 1 isoform X2 — MWRGGFPPRAAAPRAAPPAIEFPEESPEPRFDDSDVPAELRVANGSQKFVNFTSTIQNQLLLVSLLEHLCHMYTHNPVHSRCLFRILRQAFTRTGLLSPFAFCDEFSTVRLQHNRAITELMKAANQQILNGEIDNGDSHAIGEKEVLFEAQTSRYLNEFDEVAILGKGGYGKVYKVRNKLDGQFYAIKKINIKKATRRDCMKVLREVKVLAGLQHPNIVGYHTAWMEQVQTLHPKDKTIMQLQPLSLEQESSNHRCHIQSVESGSSIIFADLTSQGKKSCDDTSLRNLSSESAQNMNVRNDFTNSNSKECMKPNKCELSIELQEDSVSRVSSRSADVKNHSSWGPHSSLDEDSSTGSKSCVEVCSKNDVALCEEFEVEYRLMLHIQMQLCELSLWDWIVDRNKRCNERTEETSSPYHIVDARWTMKIFQELLEGVCYIHSMGVMHRDIKPRNIFLHGSDHHVKIGDFGLACKDLLWDDADKWFKTERINELFQPFGTEMERTEVLTHLRNGQIPHMFYKEWPVQAKYIKLLTSQRSTERPTAAQLRESELFHTPEHVISNLQQKVRQQEEEIKKLRERIRLLSDEQDECMELGSPV; from the exons ATGTGGCGGGGCGGGTTCCCGCCGAgggccgcggccccccgcgcTGCGCCGCCCGCCATCGAGTTTCCTGAGGAGAGCCCGGAGCCGCGCTTTGACG ACTCGGATGTGCCGGCGGAGCTCAGAGTTGCAAATGGGTCGCAAAAGTTTGTGAATTTCACTTCGACCATCCAAAACCAGCTGCTGCTCGTGTCGCTGCTGGAGCATCTCTGCCACATGTACACGCACAACCCGGTTCATTCGAGGTGTTTGTTCCGAA TACTTCGTCAGGCTTTCACAAGAACAGGGTTGCTCTCCCCTTTTGCCTTCTGTGATGAATTTAGTACTGTAAGACTGCAGCATAATAGAGCCATTACTGAACTAATGAAAGCAGCTAATCAACAAATACTTAATGGG GAAATTGATAACGGAGATTCTCATGCAATTGG GGAAAAAGAAGTTCTCTTTGAAGCACAGACGTCTCGATACTTGAATGAATTTGATGAGGTTGCAATACTAGGAAAAGGAGGATATGGTAAAGTATACAAG GTCAGAAACAAGTTAGATGGTCAGTTctatgctattaaaaaaattaacatcaagAAGGCTACAAGAAGAGATTGCatgaag GTGCTACGAGAAGTTAAAGtgctggctgggctgcagcatcCTAATATTGTAGGCTATCACACTGCTTGGATGGAACAAGTTCAAACATTACACCCAAAAG ATAAAACAATAATGCAGTTGCAGCCATTATCTTTGGAGCAAGAGAGCAGCAA CCATCGCTGTCACATTCAGAGTGTGGAAAGTGGTAGTTCAATTATCTTTGCTGACCTTACTTCACAAGGAAAGAAGTCCTGTGATGATACCAGTCTTAGAAATCTGAGTAGTGAATCAGCGCAGAATATGAATGTAAGGAATGATTTTACAAACAGCAATAGTAAAGAGTGTATGAAACCAAACAAATGTGAATTATCCATAGAACTGCAAGAAGACTCTGTAAGTAGGGTTAGCAGTAGATCAGCTGATGTGAAAAATCATTCATCATGGGGACCTCATTCTAGTCTGGATGAAGATTCTAGCACTGGGAGTAAGTCCTGCGTTGAAGTGTGCTCCAAGAACGATGTGGCTCTCTGTGAAGAGTTTGAG GTGGAGTATCGTTTGATGCTTCATATACAAATGCAACTCTGTGAATTATCCTTGTGGGATTGGATTGTTGACCGTAATAAAAGATGCAATGAGAGAACAGAGGAAACTTCCA gTCCATACCATATTGTGGATGCCCGCTGGACAATGAAAATTTTTCAAGAGTTATTAGAAGGAGTATGCTATATACACAGCATGGGAGTGATGCATCGAGATATTAAA CCCAGAAATATCTTTCTACATGGATCAGATCATCATGTAAAAATAGGAGACTTTGGATTAGCCTGCAAAGACCTTCTTTGGGATGATGCAGACAAGTGGTTTAAGACAGAAAGGATAAATG AACTCTTCCAACCATTTGGAACAGAAATGGAAAGAACAGAAGTTCTTACACATTTACGGAATGGCCAGATTCCTCACATGTTCTACAAAGAATGGCCTGTTCAAGCCAAGTACATTAAACTCCTTACCAGTCAGAGATCTACAGAAAGACCAACTGCTGCTCAGCTTCGTGAAAGTGAACTATTTCATACCCCAGAACAT GTTATTTCTAACCTACAACAGAAAGTGAGAcagcaagaggaagaaataaagaagcTGAGAGAGAGAATAAGACTGCTTTCTGATGAACAAGACGAATGTATGGAACTAGGTTCTCCTGTTTAA
- the EIF2AK1 gene encoding eukaryotic translation initiation factor 2-alpha kinase 1 isoform X1 translates to MWRGGFPPRAAAPRAAPPAIEFPEESPEPRFDDSDVPAELRVANGSQKFVNFTSTIQNQLLLVSLLEHLCHMYTHNPVHSRCLFRILRQAFTRTGLLSPFAFCDEFSTVRLQHNRAITELMKAANQQILNGEIDNGDSHAIGEKEVLFEAQTSRYLNEFDEVAILGKGGYGKVYKVRNKLDGQFYAIKKINIKKATRRDCMKVLREVKVLAGLQHPNIVGYHTAWMEQVQTLHPKDKTIMQLQPLSLEQESSNHRCHIQSVESGSSIIFADLTSQGKKSCDDTSLRNLSSESAQNMNVRNDFTNSNSKECMKPNKCELSIELQEDSVSRVSSRSADVKNHSSWGPHSSLDEDSSTGSKSCVEVCSKNDVALCEEFEVEYRLMLHIQMQLCELSLWDWIVDRNKRCNERTEETSSPYHIVDARWTMKIFQELLEGVCYIHSMGVMHRDIKPRNIFLHGSDHHVKIGDFGLACKDLLWDDADKWFKTERINGLTHTSGVGTCLYASPEQLQGSHYDFKSDMYSMGVILLELFQPFGTEMERTEVLTHLRNGQIPHMFYKEWPVQAKYIKLLTSQRSTERPTAAQLRESELFHTPEHVISNLQQKVRQQEEEIKKLRERIRLLSDEQDECMELGSPV, encoded by the exons ATGTGGCGGGGCGGGTTCCCGCCGAgggccgcggccccccgcgcTGCGCCGCCCGCCATCGAGTTTCCTGAGGAGAGCCCGGAGCCGCGCTTTGACG ACTCGGATGTGCCGGCGGAGCTCAGAGTTGCAAATGGGTCGCAAAAGTTTGTGAATTTCACTTCGACCATCCAAAACCAGCTGCTGCTCGTGTCGCTGCTGGAGCATCTCTGCCACATGTACACGCACAACCCGGTTCATTCGAGGTGTTTGTTCCGAA TACTTCGTCAGGCTTTCACAAGAACAGGGTTGCTCTCCCCTTTTGCCTTCTGTGATGAATTTAGTACTGTAAGACTGCAGCATAATAGAGCCATTACTGAACTAATGAAAGCAGCTAATCAACAAATACTTAATGGG GAAATTGATAACGGAGATTCTCATGCAATTGG GGAAAAAGAAGTTCTCTTTGAAGCACAGACGTCTCGATACTTGAATGAATTTGATGAGGTTGCAATACTAGGAAAAGGAGGATATGGTAAAGTATACAAG GTCAGAAACAAGTTAGATGGTCAGTTctatgctattaaaaaaattaacatcaagAAGGCTACAAGAAGAGATTGCatgaag GTGCTACGAGAAGTTAAAGtgctggctgggctgcagcatcCTAATATTGTAGGCTATCACACTGCTTGGATGGAACAAGTTCAAACATTACACCCAAAAG ATAAAACAATAATGCAGTTGCAGCCATTATCTTTGGAGCAAGAGAGCAGCAA CCATCGCTGTCACATTCAGAGTGTGGAAAGTGGTAGTTCAATTATCTTTGCTGACCTTACTTCACAAGGAAAGAAGTCCTGTGATGATACCAGTCTTAGAAATCTGAGTAGTGAATCAGCGCAGAATATGAATGTAAGGAATGATTTTACAAACAGCAATAGTAAAGAGTGTATGAAACCAAACAAATGTGAATTATCCATAGAACTGCAAGAAGACTCTGTAAGTAGGGTTAGCAGTAGATCAGCTGATGTGAAAAATCATTCATCATGGGGACCTCATTCTAGTCTGGATGAAGATTCTAGCACTGGGAGTAAGTCCTGCGTTGAAGTGTGCTCCAAGAACGATGTGGCTCTCTGTGAAGAGTTTGAG GTGGAGTATCGTTTGATGCTTCATATACAAATGCAACTCTGTGAATTATCCTTGTGGGATTGGATTGTTGACCGTAATAAAAGATGCAATGAGAGAACAGAGGAAACTTCCA gTCCATACCATATTGTGGATGCCCGCTGGACAATGAAAATTTTTCAAGAGTTATTAGAAGGAGTATGCTATATACACAGCATGGGAGTGATGCATCGAGATATTAAA CCCAGAAATATCTTTCTACATGGATCAGATCATCATGTAAAAATAGGAGACTTTGGATTAGCCTGCAAAGACCTTCTTTGGGATGATGCAGACAAGTGGTTTAAGACAGAAAGGATAAATG GACTAACACACACTTCAGGAGTGGGGACTTGCCTCTATGCCTCACCAGAACAATTGCAAGGATCTCACTATGACTTCAAG TCTGACATGTACAGCATGGGTGTTATCCTGCTAGAACTCTTCCAACCATTTGGAACAGAAATGGAAAGAACAGAAGTTCTTACACATTTACGGAATGGCCAGATTCCTCACATGTTCTACAAAGAATGGCCTGTTCAAGCCAAGTACATTAAACTCCTTACCAGTCAGAGATCTACAGAAAGACCAACTGCTGCTCAGCTTCGTGAAAGTGAACTATTTCATACCCCAGAACAT GTTATTTCTAACCTACAACAGAAAGTGAGAcagcaagaggaagaaataaagaagcTGAGAGAGAGAATAAGACTGCTTTCTGATGAACAAGACGAATGTATGGAACTAGGTTCTCCTGTTTAA